A window of Microcystis aeruginosa FD4 contains these coding sequences:
- the mntA gene encoding type VII toxin-antitoxin system MntA family adenylyltransferase antitoxin: MANSILENSQKLSSQLLEKIPYVKLLVLFGSRATRKNHDGSDWDFAVLYDEKAEGKQDQEKYERYLEVLDYLSEVLKINRDAIDLVELDRCSPLIGYQVARDGKLIYESHVGEFLKFRVRAWKVYADTAKFRKTQKESIHLWLKKWSLQ; the protein is encoded by the coding sequence ATGGCTAACTCTATTTTAGAAAACTCCCAAAAGCTGTCCTCTCAACTTCTCGAAAAAATTCCCTATGTCAAACTATTAGTTTTATTCGGTTCTAGAGCGACCAGAAAAAATCACGACGGTAGTGATTGGGATTTTGCGGTTCTATATGACGAAAAAGCCGAGGGGAAACAAGATCAAGAAAAATACGAGCGATATCTAGAAGTTCTTGACTACCTGAGTGAAGTATTAAAGATCAATAGGGACGCAATCGATCTTGTTGAACTTGATCGCTGTTCTCCCCTTATCGGTTATCAAGTCGCACGAGATGGAAAACTTATTTACGAAAGTCATGTTGGCGAGTTTCTTAAATTTCGTGTTCGAGCGTGGAAGGTATATGCTGATACCGCCAAGTTTCGTAAAACCCAGAAAGAAAGTATTCATCTTTGGTTAAAAAAATGGAGTTTGCAATGA